A DNA window from Mus caroli chromosome 8, CAROLI_EIJ_v1.1, whole genome shotgun sequence contains the following coding sequences:
- the LOC110300028 gene encoding CD209 antigen-like protein B isoform X1 translates to MRQGTGATMSDSTEARMQPLSSMEDDELMVSGSRYSIKSSRLRPNSGIKSLAGCSGHSQVPLVLQLLSFLFLAGLLLIILFQVPKTPNTERQKEEEKILQELTQLTDELKSRILISQGKNESMQEKITEQMMQLKTELLSRIPIFQGQNESMQEKISEQLMQLKAELLSKISSFPVEDDSKQEKIYQQLVQMKTELFRLCRLCPWDWTLLLGNCYFFSKSQRNWNDAVTACKEVKAQLVIINSDEEQTFLQLTSKAKGPTWMGLSDLKKEATWLWVDGSTLSTRFQKYWNRGEPNNIGEEDCVEFAGDGWNDSKCELKKFWICKKSATPCTEG, encoded by the exons ATGCGCCAGGGGACAGGGGCAACCATGAGTGACTCCACAGAAGCCAGGATGCAGCCTCTTAGTTCCATGG AGGATGATGAGTTGATGGTCAGCGGCAGCAGGTATTCTATTAAAAGCTCCAGACTACGACCAAATTCTGGAATCAAGAGTTTGGCAG GATGCTCGGGACACAGCCAAGTCCCCTTGGTCCTGCAGCTGCTCTCCTTCCTGTTCTTGGCTGGGCTCCTGCTGATCATTCTTTTCCAAG TCCCCAAAACCCCAAATACcgagaggcagaaggaagaagagaagatccTCCAGGAACTGACCCAGCTGACAGATGAGCTTA AGTCCAGGATCCTCATCTCCCAAGGGAAGAATGAGTCCATGCAGGAGAAGATCACTGAGCAAATGATGCAGCTGAAAACTGAACTCT TGTCCAGGATTCCCATCTTCCAGGGGCAGAATGAGTCTATGCAAGAGAAGATCTCTGAGCAGCTGATGCAGCTGAAGGCTGAACTTC TTTCCAAGATCTCCAGCTTCCCGGTAGAGGATGATTCTAAGCAGGAGAAGATCTACCAACAGCTGGTACAGATGAAGACTGAACTCT TCCGCCTGTGTCGACTCTGCCCCTGGGACTGGACATTACTCCTAGGAAATTGTTACTTCTTCTCCAAGTCCCAGCGGAACTGGAATGACGCTGTCACAGCTTGCAAAGAAGTGAAGGCTCAACTAGTCATCATCAATAGTGATGAAGAGCAG ACCTTCCTGCAGCTGACTTCTAAGGCTAAAGGACCAACCTGGATGGGCCTGTCAGACCTGAAGAAGGAGGCCACGTGGCTCTGGGTAGATGGTTCTACTCTGTCAACCAG ATTCCAGAAATATTGGAATAGAGGAGAGCCTAACAACATCGGTGAGGAAGACTGTGTCGAATTTGCTGGGGATGGCTGGAATGACTCTAAATGTGAACTCAAAAAGTTCTGGATCTGCAAGAAGTCTGCAACCCCATGCACTGAAGGCTAG
- the LOC110300028 gene encoding CD209 antigen-like protein B isoform X2 → MRQGTGATMSDSTEARMQPLSSMEDDELMVSGSRYSIKSSRLRPNSGIKSLAVPKTPNTERQKEEEKILQELTQLTDELKSRILISQGKNESMQEKITEQMMQLKTELLSRIPIFQGQNESMQEKISEQLMQLKAELLSKISSFPVEDDSKQEKIYQQLVQMKTELFRLCRLCPWDWTLLLGNCYFFSKSQRNWNDAVTACKEVKAQLVIINSDEEQTFLQLTSKAKGPTWMGLSDLKKEATWLWVDGSTLSTRFQKYWNRGEPNNIGEEDCVEFAGDGWNDSKCELKKFWICKKSATPCTEG, encoded by the exons ATGCGCCAGGGGACAGGGGCAACCATGAGTGACTCCACAGAAGCCAGGATGCAGCCTCTTAGTTCCATGG AGGATGATGAGTTGATGGTCAGCGGCAGCAGGTATTCTATTAAAAGCTCCAGACTACGACCAAATTCTGGAATCAAGAGTTTGGCAG TCCCCAAAACCCCAAATACcgagaggcagaaggaagaagagaagatccTCCAGGAACTGACCCAGCTGACAGATGAGCTTA AGTCCAGGATCCTCATCTCCCAAGGGAAGAATGAGTCCATGCAGGAGAAGATCACTGAGCAAATGATGCAGCTGAAAACTGAACTCT TGTCCAGGATTCCCATCTTCCAGGGGCAGAATGAGTCTATGCAAGAGAAGATCTCTGAGCAGCTGATGCAGCTGAAGGCTGAACTTC TTTCCAAGATCTCCAGCTTCCCGGTAGAGGATGATTCTAAGCAGGAGAAGATCTACCAACAGCTGGTACAGATGAAGACTGAACTCT TCCGCCTGTGTCGACTCTGCCCCTGGGACTGGACATTACTCCTAGGAAATTGTTACTTCTTCTCCAAGTCCCAGCGGAACTGGAATGACGCTGTCACAGCTTGCAAAGAAGTGAAGGCTCAACTAGTCATCATCAATAGTGATGAAGAGCAG ACCTTCCTGCAGCTGACTTCTAAGGCTAAAGGACCAACCTGGATGGGCCTGTCAGACCTGAAGAAGGAGGCCACGTGGCTCTGGGTAGATGGTTCTACTCTGTCAACCAG ATTCCAGAAATATTGGAATAGAGGAGAGCCTAACAACATCGGTGAGGAAGACTGTGTCGAATTTGCTGGGGATGGCTGGAATGACTCTAAATGTGAACTCAAAAAGTTCTGGATCTGCAAGAAGTCTGCAACCCCATGCACTGAAGGCTAG
- the LOC110300451 gene encoding LOW QUALITY PROTEIN: CD209 antigen-like protein C (The sequence of the model RefSeq protein was modified relative to this genomic sequence to represent the inferred CDS: substituted 1 base at 1 genomic stop codon), which produces MRMHTHLQFLKRVSNVAYSLGQEQAKKEKVYKEMTQLKPQINRLCCPCPWDXTVFQGNCYFFSKFQQNWNDSVNACRRLDAQLVVIKSDDEQSFLQQTSKEKGYAWMGLSDLKHEGTWHWVDGSHLLFSFMKYWNKGEPNNEWEEDCAEFRGDGWNDAPCTIKKYWICKKSAMSCTEK; this is translated from the exons ATGCGCATGCACACCCacctacagtttttaaaaagag TCTCTAATGTTGCCTACTCCCTTGGACAAGAACAGGCAAAGAAGGAGAAAGTATACAAGGAGATGACCCAGCTGAAGCCTCAAATAA ACCGCCTgtgctgcccctgcccctgggACTGAACAGTCTTCCAAGGAAACTGTTACTTCTTCTCCAAGTTCCAACAGAACTGGAATGACTCTGTGAATGCCTGCAGAAGACTGGATGCCCAACTAGTGGTTATCAAAAGTGATGATGAACAG AGCTTCCTGCAGCAGACTTCTAAAGAGAAAGGCTATGCCTGGATGGGCCTGTCAGACCTGAAGCATGAAGGCACATGGCACTGGGTAGATGGCTCACATCTGCTGTTCAG TTTCATGAAATATTGGAACAAAGGAGAGCCCAACAATGAATGGGAAGAAGACTGTGCTGAATTCAGAGGCGATGGCTGGAATGATGCCCCATGTACAATTAAGAAATACTGGATCTGCAAGAAGTCTGCTATGTCCTGTACTGAAAAATGA